Proteins encoded in a region of the Vicia villosa cultivar HV-30 ecotype Madison, WI linkage group LG5, Vvil1.0, whole genome shotgun sequence genome:
- the LOC131604441 gene encoding F-box/kelch-repeat protein At1g74510-like yields MSTNIEDQGEDYKEKEEQNNQEEGKQNSVIFPSHSKGNNNGKRHASEAPDSSFLIQHLGRDISIQCLLQMSRSDYGSIAALNTSFRSLIRTGELYQLRRKMGIIEHWVYFCCEVLQWEAFDPNRGRWMRLPKLICDECFMLSDKESLAIGTELLVFGKELMAPKIYKYSLLTNTWSVGKMLNTPRCLFGSASLGGIAILAGGCDPRGNILSSAELYNSETGKWEALPNMNKARKMCSGVFMDGKFYVVGGIAADKITQLTCGEEFDMTTNEWREIPNMFPIRNGVFETPPSSGSPPLIAVVKNVLYAADYARQEVKKYVKGNNSWVTIGGFPENAHSMNGWGLAFRACGDQLVFLGGRSLHGGGILEINAWVPDDNAPQWNQLATKNTRSFVHNCTVMGC; encoded by the coding sequence ATGTCTACAAATATAGAAGACCAAGGGGAAGATTATAAGGAAAAGGAAGAGCAAAATAATCAAGAAGAGGGCAAGCAAAACAGTGTTATTTTCCCGTCTCATTCAAAAGGAAATAACAATGGTAAACGACATGCTAGTGAGGCTCCTGATTCGAGTTTTCTTATTCAACATCTTGGTCGGGATATATCAATTCAATGTCTCCTTCAAATGTCAAGGTCTGATTATGGATCAATTGCTGCATTAAACACGAGTTTTCGATCACTAATTCGAACTGGGGAACTTTATCAACTTAGGAGAAAAATGGGAATAATAGAACATTGGGTTTATTTCTGTTGTGAAGTTCTTCAATGGGAGGCATTTGACCCAAATCGTGGTCGATGGATGCGGTTACCTAAATTAATTTGCGATGAATGCTTTATGTTATCTGATAAGGAGTCATTAGCTATTGGTACCGAGCTTTTAGTTTTTGGTAAGGAATTAATGGCTCCTAAAATCTATAAGTATAGTCTTCTAACAAATACATGGTCCGTTGGAAAAATGTTGAATACTCCCAGATGCTTGTTTGGTTCTGCCAGCCTTGGAGGAATTGCCATATTAGCGGGTGGTTGTGATCCGCGTGGCAATATCTTAAGCTCTGCTGAGCTCTATAACTCAGAAACCGGAAAATGGGAAGCCCTTCCAAACATGAATAAAGCAAGAAAAATGTGTTCAGGTGTATTTATGGATGGAAAATTTTATGTTGTGGGTGGAATCGCAGCTGACAAAATAACACAACTTACATGCGGTGAGGAGTTTGATATGACGACAAATGAATGGCGTGAAATACCTAACATGTTCCCAATACGAAATGGGGTGTTTGAGACACCTCCCTCTTCAGGTTCACCTCCTTTGATTGCTGTTGTAAAAAATGTATTGTATGCCGCTGATTATGCACGACAGGAAGTAAAGAAGTATGTTAAAGGAAATAATTCATGGGTTACTATTGGAGGATTTCCCGAGAACGCCCATTCAATGAATGGTTGGGGACTAGCCTTTCGGGCATGTGGAGATCAACTAGTATTTCTTGGAGGTCGTAGTCTTCATGGGGGAGGCATACTGGAAATTAATGCTTGGGTCCCAGATGACAACGCACCACAGTGGAACCAGCTTGCGACAAAGAATACAAGGAGTTTTGTTCATAATTGTACTGTGATGGGATGTTGA